The following coding sequences lie in one Rutidosis leptorrhynchoides isolate AG116_Rl617_1_P2 chromosome 4, CSIRO_AGI_Rlap_v1, whole genome shotgun sequence genomic window:
- the LOC139842912 gene encoding uncharacterized protein: MEERKGGMALGCGSIALSTELLNTIMEQEETTAAAWSRLQSVFHDNRNSRALYLHKHYSTIKLDDFANVSTYCQEIKSLADQLMNVGDKVSNERMVLQLIARLNDNFDTVETYFTQLDKLPSFYEARSKLILEETRKQKQMIHNSPDTALLAAATATHSSPGWGRGYAAQGHPQAWAGYPPWNYQQTQWAQPPCPYPSINQTSSPANWTWPNTSSSNAGILGPRPQANIVNPSASPGYSPTELDNALHTMTLNPSKDTWYMDMGATSHMAANSEFDPFGFTVKDFPQGTPILRCNSTGELYSISTSLLQHLSSLSTFAFTALSPNV; encoded by the exons atggaagagagaaaaggtGGAATGGCTCTTGGATG TGGATCTATAGCACTTTCAACTGAACTTCTCAATACTATCATGGAACAAGAAGAAACTACTGCTGCTGCTTGGTCTCGATTACAATCTGTTTTTCACGATAACAGGAATTCACGAGCCTTATATCTACACAAGCATTACTCCACAATTAAGCTAGACGATTTCGCTAATGTCTCGACCTATTGTCAAGAAATCAAGTCTCTTGCTGACCAACTGATGAATGTTGGGGATAAGGTATCCAACGAGCGAATGGTTCTTCAACTCATTGCCAGATTAAATGACAACTTCGACACTGTCGAAACGTATTTCACACAATTAGATAAATTGCCATCCTTTTATGAGGCACGTTCCAAATTAATTCTGGAGGAAACCCGAAAGCAGAAACAAATGATCCATAACTCACCAGATACTGCACTTCTCGCCGCTGCTACTGCAACTCATTCGTCTCC AGGATGGGGAAGAGGTTATGCTGCACAGGGTCATCCACAAGCTTGGGCCGGTTACCCTCCATGGAACTACCAGCAAACCCAATGGGCTCAGCCACCATGTCCATATCCTAGTATTAATCAGACATCATCTCCTGCAAACTGGACCTGGCCCAACACTTCATCATCAAATGCTGGTATTTTGGGCCCTAGACCTCAGGCCAATATCGTGAACCCCTCTGCTTCTCCAGGTTACTCTCCGACTGAACTCGATAATGCATTACATACTATGACACTTAATCCATCGAAGGACACTTGGTATATGGACATGGGAGCAACATCACATATGGCCGCGAACTCAG aatttgatccttttggttttactgtgaaggatttTCCGCAGGGCACACCAATCCTTAGATGCAACAGCACTGGAGAACTCTATTCCATCTCAACTTCCTTGCTGCAACATTTATCTTCGCTATCTACTTTTGCTTTTACTGCTTTATCTCCTAATGTATGA